From a single Lewinella sp. LCG006 genomic region:
- a CDS encoding class I SAM-dependent methyltransferase codes for MNSKPTLRWRIAQWLEIRWWQNYLRHQEVAAYHQQKKAYWQRLFAALTLSFPEKQRILDAGCGPAGVFMILANHQVDAVDPLLDQYTEQLPHFSPEDYPWTNFRTSPIETFLETQPYDITFCLNAINHVANWEQGLDKLSELTKHTGTLVLGIDVHRHRLLKLLFRYLPGDVLHPHQHDREDYQQALASRGWEIKQQLTWKKGLIFDYWLVVCQKQG; via the coding sequence ATGAATAGTAAGCCTACACTTCGCTGGCGAATCGCACAGTGGCTAGAAATTCGTTGGTGGCAAAACTACCTACGCCATCAGGAGGTGGCTGCCTACCATCAGCAAAAAAAAGCCTACTGGCAACGGCTGTTTGCTGCTTTAACATTAAGTTTCCCCGAGAAACAACGCATATTGGATGCTGGATGTGGGCCCGCTGGTGTTTTTATGATCCTGGCTAACCACCAAGTAGATGCGGTAGATCCACTCTTGGACCAATACACCGAGCAATTGCCTCATTTCTCCCCCGAAGACTACCCTTGGACAAATTTTCGCACTTCCCCCATTGAAACCTTTCTCGAAACACAGCCCTACGACATCACCTTCTGCCTCAACGCCATCAACCACGTCGCCAACTGGGAACAAGGCCTTGATAAACTCTCCGAACTCACCAAGCATACAGGAACACTCGTACTCGGCATTGACGTTCATCGTCATCGCTTGTTGAAGTTATTGTTCCGGTATTTACCCGGGGATGTCTTGCACCCCCATCAGCACGACCGAGAAGATTACCAACAAGCTTTAGCCAGCAGAGGTTGGGAAATAAAACAACAGTTGACCTGGAAAAAGGGGCTCATCTTCGACTATTGGCTGGTAGTTTGTCAAAAACAAGGATAG
- a CDS encoding LytR/AlgR family response regulator transcription factor, with protein MKLNIPRILLVDDEYLALNLLEGYVQQVPGAKLVAKCKSALEAMEVLQQEEVDILFLDIQMPSLSGLDFLKSLAKPPATIFTTAYRDYAVDAFALNAIDYLVKPFSFSRFLQALNKAIQYQQKEHTAAEGAEYLSIKVDGKLVRVKISEIVYVEGMKEYVRIVCSDNKYVTFERMKNMEESLPTSQFMRVHKSYLIARNKVTSIEGNMLEVAGAKIPVSRNLRSQIIEELFT; from the coding sequence ATGAAACTTAATATACCACGCATACTATTAGTAGATGACGAATACCTGGCACTGAATCTATTAGAAGGATATGTTCAACAAGTGCCAGGAGCTAAACTGGTAGCTAAGTGCAAATCGGCCTTGGAGGCAATGGAGGTACTCCAACAGGAGGAGGTGGATATTCTATTTTTAGATATCCAAATGCCTTCGCTTAGTGGGCTTGATTTTCTGAAAAGCCTAGCTAAGCCTCCTGCTACGATATTTACTACAGCCTACCGTGACTACGCCGTAGATGCTTTTGCATTAAATGCCATTGATTATCTCGTAAAGCCCTTTTCGTTTTCTCGCTTCCTGCAAGCCTTAAACAAGGCTATTCAGTATCAACAAAAAGAACACACAGCGGCTGAGGGCGCAGAATATCTATCGATCAAAGTCGACGGAAAGTTGGTAAGGGTGAAAATTAGTGAGATTGTCTACGTAGAAGGTATGAAAGAATACGTGAGAATTGTTTGCAGTGACAACAAGTACGTCACCTTTGAGCGCATGAAAAACATGGAGGAAAGCTTGCCCACAAGTCAGTTTATGCGAGTTCATAAATCCTACCTTATTGCCCGCAATAAGGTAACGTCTATAGAAGGGAATATGCTCGAAGTAGCAGGTGCAAAAATTCCGGTAAGCAGAAACTTACGTAGTCAAATTATTGAAGAACTATTTACTTGA
- a CDS encoding DUF2027 domain-containing protein, giving the protein MVFSIGTKVRLIHTGDEGVVDELLEYDLVGVRLSDGEVIPVSIDALERSSEVAASRVKAKIVQGKKKVEPLPLQALPIDSQYMVLKPQGLQLAFDPVLRADGTTEYYRIYLINDTQLNFLYQLSLHLDKRGVWNTQGRLGPRTMIETGNLQYSELNNNAEVHIETWRLLPDGKGTGGKLARELKLKPTQFFKKITTAPYLNRQVYLYQLFTPKEMAEKEASPKQLPPKESLQQYTSREAKSKTSNSKWFNLQEMPHEVWEMAAFKNEIDLHIQSLVEDPTSVPRKQILSTQLFHFERFMRDAIRIGVDRVFIIHGVGEGKLREAVNARLSEMPEVKSFKNEYHASYGYGATEVLF; this is encoded by the coding sequence ATGGTGTTCTCCATTGGAACAAAGGTGAGATTGATCCATACCGGTGATGAAGGTGTGGTGGATGAGTTATTGGAGTACGATTTGGTTGGCGTACGGCTAAGTGATGGAGAAGTAATTCCTGTGAGCATTGACGCTTTAGAGCGTTCCTCAGAGGTAGCAGCCTCTCGGGTGAAAGCCAAGATTGTGCAGGGAAAGAAAAAGGTAGAACCACTTCCTCTGCAAGCATTGCCTATAGACAGCCAGTACATGGTGCTTAAACCTCAGGGCTTGCAGTTGGCTTTTGATCCTGTTTTACGCGCAGACGGTACCACGGAATACTATCGAATATATTTGATCAACGATACCCAGCTGAACTTCCTTTACCAGTTGAGCTTGCACTTGGATAAACGTGGGGTTTGGAATACCCAAGGGCGGCTTGGCCCCCGTACTATGATTGAAACGGGTAACCTACAGTACAGTGAATTAAACAATAACGCAGAGGTACACATTGAAACATGGCGCTTGTTGCCCGACGGGAAAGGGACGGGTGGTAAACTTGCTCGTGAACTCAAACTGAAGCCTACACAGTTTTTTAAAAAAATTACAACAGCTCCCTATCTCAATCGGCAGGTCTATCTATATCAGCTTTTTACCCCAAAGGAGATGGCTGAGAAAGAAGCGTCACCCAAGCAGCTCCCTCCGAAAGAATCCCTACAACAATACACTTCGCGGGAAGCGAAAAGTAAAACCAGCAACTCAAAATGGTTTAACCTCCAGGAGATGCCCCATGAAGTTTGGGAGATGGCTGCCTTTAAAAATGAAATTGACCTGCACATTCAAAGCTTGGTAGAAGACCCCACCTCCGTACCGCGTAAACAAATATTGAGTACACAGCTTTTCCATTTTGAACGCTTCATGCGCGATGCGATCCGTATTGGGGTCGATAGGGTCTTCATTATCCATGGTGTCGGAGAAGGAAAATTGCGTGAGGCTGTCAATGCCCGCCTGTCAGAGATGCCAGAAGTGAAGTCATTTAAAAATGAATACCACGCTAGCTACGGCTACGGTGCCACGGAGGTACTGTTTTAG
- a CDS encoding sensor histidine kinase, with product MVNEQAHKGNTNNLLRLLHLCVWLFILGLSWAAFIKMMPLPDSFFRAVLNTGLLAALFYSIGTAYSLYYERREYWKFGGSLVVVFSIITIIRYYLNQQFSYMENASPYYEPSPVSFFFGAIVTNLTTLLNSLLYQLVRSRMRLKQRETALLAEQREAKIQFLRAQMNPHFLFNTLNNIYSLAVVKSEKTAPLVLRLSDLLRYVIYDAQQEEVALAKEVRVLEEYIELFQLQFEHQKDITFHYQLPRKGCVIEPLLLIPLVENCFKHSDLTENENGFVHLDLAVSEDGLVFKAENTYNPFQVQKDDQGGVGLENIRRRLVLQYPDRHRLTIEKTDNIFKIELELVFAQH from the coding sequence ATGGTAAACGAACAGGCCCATAAAGGCAACACCAATAATTTATTAAGGCTTTTACACCTTTGTGTATGGCTCTTTATTCTCGGACTCTCGTGGGCAGCTTTCATTAAGATGATGCCGTTGCCCGACAGCTTTTTTAGAGCAGTCTTAAATACTGGGTTATTAGCGGCCTTGTTTTACAGTATCGGCACTGCTTATAGTTTATATTATGAGCGGAGGGAGTATTGGAAATTTGGGGGGAGTCTTGTGGTAGTTTTTAGCATAATCACAATTATTCGCTACTACCTCAATCAACAGTTTTCTTACATGGAGAATGCTTCTCCTTATTATGAACCTAGCCCAGTATCCTTTTTTTTCGGTGCCATTGTCACTAATCTTACCACACTATTGAATAGCCTTTTGTACCAGTTGGTACGTTCGCGTATGCGCCTGAAGCAGCGTGAAACAGCATTGCTAGCAGAACAGCGGGAAGCAAAAATCCAATTCTTACGGGCTCAGATGAATCCTCATTTTCTCTTTAATACCCTCAATAATATCTACAGTTTAGCAGTGGTGAAATCTGAGAAGACAGCCCCTTTGGTCTTACGATTGAGTGATTTATTGCGCTATGTCATCTATGATGCTCAGCAGGAGGAAGTCGCTTTGGCAAAGGAAGTCAGGGTACTAGAAGAGTATATTGAACTGTTTCAGCTACAATTTGAGCATCAAAAGGATATTACATTCCATTACCAATTGCCTCGCAAAGGGTGCGTTATTGAACCATTACTGCTCATTCCTTTAGTAGAAAACTGTTTTAAACACAGCGACCTTACCGAAAATGAAAATGGATTTGTGCATCTTGATTTAGCGGTTAGCGAGGATGGATTGGTCTTCAAGGCAGAAAACACTTATAATCCTTTCCAGGTACAAAAGGATGACCAAGGTGGAGTAGGCTTAGAAAATATTCGGCGACGCCTCGTTTTGCAATATCCTGATCGGCATCGGTTAACCATAGAAAAGACAGATAACATTTTTAAAATAGAATTGGAGCTAGTTTTTGCACAACACTAA
- a CDS encoding DUF4442 domain-containing protein translates to MNRLERTVNQLKAYPTWLLSFAVGRIVKFTGTAGISYDLMTRDKVIVSMKNRPKVRNHIGQIHAAAMMLLAETATGMVLGMNVPDDKIPLLKYMNTKFVRRSEGRMQAEASLSEDQQQHIMNTEKGDVVIQVKVTDESGEEPVLCEVCWAWVPKRR, encoded by the coding sequence ATGAATCGGTTAGAACGTACAGTAAATCAACTAAAAGCATACCCTACCTGGCTACTTTCCTTTGCTGTAGGGCGAATTGTGAAATTCACAGGCACCGCAGGTATATCTTATGATCTGATGACTCGGGATAAAGTCATCGTCAGTATGAAAAACCGGCCCAAAGTTCGCAATCATATCGGCCAAATCCATGCTGCTGCCATGATGCTACTCGCTGAAACTGCTACAGGAATGGTGCTAGGCATGAATGTGCCCGATGATAAAATTCCGCTGCTGAAATACATGAATACCAAGTTTGTACGCCGATCAGAAGGCCGCATGCAAGCCGAAGCAAGCCTGAGTGAAGACCAACAACAACACATCATGAACACCGAAAAAGGAGACGTTGTCATCCAGGTGAAAGTCACCGATGAAAGTGGCGAAGAACCCGTTCTGTGTGAGGTGTGCTGGGCTTGGGTGCCTAAGCGGAGATAA
- a CDS encoding dipeptidase: MQAAQQYIKDNQDRFLNELLDLLRIPSVSADPAFKEDVKRTAVSVADHLKKAGADQVEIIPTAGHPIVYGEKIIDKSLPTVMVYGHYDVQPADPIDLWDSGPFDPVVKKTAAHPQGAIYARGSCDDKGQMFMHVKAFEAMMATNTLPCNIKFMIEGEEEVGSEHLGHFLETNKEKLACDVILISDTSIIDNDTPSITTGLRGLSYVEVEVVGPNRDLHSGVYGGAVGNPINVLCEMIASMMDGDKHITIPGFYDDVEIVSTEERIEMNKAPFNLENYKKDLNVKAVRGEAGYTTAERTSIRPTLDVNGIWGGYIGEGAKTVLPSKAYAKISMRLVPNQSPDKITQLFKSYFESIAPPEVKVTVKPHHGGEPVVTPTDTPEYQAAHQAMEKTFGKAPIPKREGGSIPIVALFESVLGVKSVLMGFGLDSDAIHSPNEHYGLFNYYKGIETIPYYYQYYTALKS; the protein is encoded by the coding sequence ATGCAAGCAGCACAACAATATATCAAAGACAACCAAGATCGTTTTCTTAATGAATTACTCGACTTATTGAGAATTCCTAGTGTTAGCGCAGATCCAGCATTTAAAGAAGATGTTAAGCGGACCGCAGTTTCTGTAGCCGATCACTTGAAAAAAGCGGGAGCAGATCAGGTAGAAATTATTCCTACTGCCGGCCATCCCATCGTTTACGGAGAGAAAATCATCGACAAAAGCCTACCCACCGTCATGGTCTACGGCCACTACGATGTTCAGCCGGCTGATCCCATCGACTTGTGGGATAGTGGCCCCTTTGATCCTGTTGTGAAGAAAACGGCTGCCCATCCACAGGGAGCGATTTATGCACGTGGCTCGTGTGACGATAAAGGTCAAATGTTTATGCACGTCAAAGCCTTCGAGGCTATGATGGCGACCAATACGCTTCCTTGTAATATCAAATTCATGATTGAAGGAGAAGAAGAAGTGGGGTCTGAGCATTTAGGTCATTTTTTGGAGACCAACAAAGAGAAACTGGCCTGTGATGTGATCCTGATTTCTGATACCAGTATCATCGATAACGATACGCCAAGTATTACTACCGGATTGCGCGGGCTGAGTTACGTGGAAGTAGAAGTAGTAGGACCTAACCGTGATCTCCACTCTGGTGTTTATGGTGGTGCCGTTGGTAACCCCATTAACGTACTTTGTGAAATGATTGCCAGCATGATGGATGGCGATAAGCACATCACTATCCCCGGCTTTTACGACGATGTAGAAATCGTATCTACAGAAGAGCGTATTGAAATGAACAAGGCGCCTTTCAATTTGGAGAATTACAAGAAGGACTTAAATGTCAAGGCGGTTCGAGGAGAAGCAGGCTACACCACGGCAGAGCGTACCAGCATTCGCCCAACGCTAGATGTGAATGGCATCTGGGGGGGCTATATCGGCGAAGGTGCTAAAACGGTACTGCCCAGCAAAGCCTACGCAAAAATCAGTATGCGTTTGGTGCCAAACCAGTCACCAGACAAAATTACCCAGCTCTTTAAGTCTTACTTTGAGAGTATCGCCCCACCCGAGGTGAAAGTAACAGTTAAGCCTCACCACGGTGGTGAGCCAGTGGTTACACCTACGGATACGCCTGAATATCAAGCGGCACATCAAGCCATGGAAAAAACTTTCGGTAAAGCACCCATTCCCAAGCGGGAAGGGGGAAGTATTCCTATTGTTGCCCTTTTTGAGTCGGTATTGGGCGTGAAAAGCGTTCTCATGGGCTTTGGTCTTGATAGCGATGCCATCCATTCACCCAACGAGCATTATGGCCTTTTTAACTATTACAAAGGTATCGAAACGATTCCTTACTACTATCAGTATTACACGGCTTTGAAGTCGTAA
- the cdaA gene encoding diadenylate cyclase CdaA, with protein MLDFSIGFLKVSVWDILDIGIVAYLLFQLYKLLRGSIAFNIFVGLLLLYISWFIVNQLNMDLLSSILDQFVKVGIIILIIIFQPEVRRFLLLLGNTTLRQRSNFFDRFLDRNAMSSSAEAHRVAQEALSDAILRMSRRRVGALIVFCRNFHLQGIVSGGVELDAKISQAIIESIFAKESPLHDGAVLIDNLKILRASAILPVSEQPNLPKSVGLRHRAAVGLTERSNVVALVVSEETGAISFSKGDKLERKIKEPRLKEILQEYV; from the coding sequence ATGCTGGATTTCAGTATCGGGTTTTTGAAAGTAAGTGTTTGGGATATACTGGATATCGGTATTGTAGCTTATTTGTTGTTTCAACTTTACAAGTTACTTCGCGGTAGTATCGCGTTTAATATTTTTGTCGGACTTCTCCTTTTGTACATAAGCTGGTTTATAGTAAACCAGTTGAATATGGACTTATTGTCTAGTATCCTGGATCAATTTGTCAAGGTGGGGATTATTATTCTCATCATTATTTTCCAGCCGGAAGTACGGCGGTTTTTACTTTTGTTGGGCAATACAACCCTGCGGCAGCGATCTAATTTTTTTGATCGTTTTCTCGACCGCAATGCTATGAGTAGCTCAGCTGAAGCTCACCGTGTGGCCCAGGAGGCACTGTCGGATGCTATTCTGAGGATGAGCCGCCGCCGAGTGGGAGCATTGATCGTTTTTTGTAGAAATTTTCACCTACAAGGCATTGTCAGCGGAGGTGTAGAGCTGGACGCCAAGATATCCCAAGCGATTATCGAAAGTATTTTTGCTAAAGAAAGCCCGCTCCATGATGGCGCCGTATTGATTGATAATCTGAAAATTTTGCGGGCCAGTGCTATTCTTCCCGTAAGCGAGCAACCGAATTTGCCAAAAAGTGTTGGTTTACGGCATCGTGCAGCGGTCGGCCTTACTGAACGCTCGAATGTGGTAGCTTTAGTCGTTTCAGAAGAAACCGGAGCCATCAGTTTTTCCAAGGGGGATAAGCTGGAACGCAAGATCAAAGAACCTCGCCTGAAGGAAATTTTACAGGAATATGTTTGA
- a CDS encoding sterol desaturase family protein, translating into MHILIDQFGWLLGALISAFFIFSRYAFMAGLGYLIFYSWKRRRFIHRKIQQKLPGWHMVRHEVVHSLLTAAIFALVGLGIYGLKLAGWSQVYTDSSQYGIFYLVFSFLVLIVIHDAYFYWMHRLMHHPRLFKIFHLAHHRSNNPTPWASLAFHPLEALVEIAIIPLIVMVMPLHPVVLFAFATWSLTWNIVGHLGFELFPAGWVDHPVLKWLNTSTHHNLHHHYSKGNYSLYFNWWDRWLGTNHPDYEARFRALTAPVEVHEL; encoded by the coding sequence ATGCACATCCTCATTGATCAATTTGGCTGGTTATTAGGAGCTTTAATCAGCGCTTTTTTCATCTTTTCCAGATACGCTTTTATGGCTGGCTTAGGGTATTTGATTTTCTACAGTTGGAAGCGCCGCCGCTTTATCCACAGAAAGATCCAACAAAAACTCCCTGGTTGGCACATGGTACGTCATGAAGTTGTCCACTCCTTACTCACTGCTGCAATTTTTGCACTTGTAGGCTTGGGAATTTATGGCCTAAAGCTAGCAGGTTGGTCACAGGTATATACAGACAGCTCCCAATATGGAATCTTCTACCTGGTCTTCAGTTTTCTGGTCCTTATCGTTATTCATGATGCTTATTTCTACTGGATGCATCGCTTGATGCACCATCCACGATTGTTCAAAATTTTCCATCTGGCACATCACCGCTCCAACAATCCTACACCATGGGCAAGCCTGGCGTTTCACCCACTGGAAGCACTGGTTGAAATAGCCATTATACCCCTGATTGTTATGGTAATGCCCCTACACCCTGTCGTACTTTTTGCTTTTGCAACCTGGTCGCTCACTTGGAATATTGTGGGGCACCTGGGCTTTGAATTATTCCCCGCTGGTTGGGTAGATCATCCTGTATTAAAATGGCTAAACACCTCTACCCATCACAATTTGCACCACCATTATTCGAAGGGTAACTATAGCCTTTACTTCAACTGGTGGGATCGCTGGCTAGGGACCAATCATCCTGACTACGAAGCCAGATTCCGGGCATTGACTGCTCCCGTAGAAGTTCATGAGCTCTAA
- the mazG gene encoding nucleoside triphosphate pyrophosphohydrolase — MKPQLEAFDRLLTIMDELREQCPWDRKQTMESLRNLTIEETYELADAILEKDLTGVKEEIGDLLLHMVFYAKIADEQKAWDISDALHAVCDKLVNRHPHIYGDVKVEDEEEVKRNWEQIKQKEGKGKRSVLGGVPKSLPAMVKAYRMQDKTKQVGFEWENSEQVWEKVEEEIGEFKEAMATTDVQHQEEEFGDLLFSLINYARFTGIDPETALERVNQKFKKRFEYIEAHADRDLTEMSLAEMDALWNQAKEQ, encoded by the coding sequence ATGAAACCCCAATTAGAAGCTTTCGATCGTTTACTTACTATCATGGACGAGTTGCGCGAACAGTGCCCCTGGGACCGTAAACAGACCATGGAGAGCCTTCGTAACCTGACCATTGAAGAAACTTATGAGTTGGCTGATGCTATCCTCGAGAAGGATCTGACGGGGGTAAAGGAAGAAATCGGTGACTTACTGCTACACATGGTTTTCTACGCAAAAATTGCGGACGAACAAAAAGCCTGGGACATTAGTGATGCGTTGCACGCTGTCTGTGACAAGCTAGTCAATCGGCACCCACACATCTACGGAGACGTAAAAGTAGAAGACGAGGAAGAAGTAAAAAGAAACTGGGAGCAGATCAAGCAAAAGGAAGGGAAAGGGAAAAGGTCGGTGTTAGGCGGGGTACCCAAATCGCTGCCCGCAATGGTAAAAGCCTACCGGATGCAAGATAAAACAAAGCAGGTAGGCTTTGAATGGGAAAACAGTGAGCAGGTGTGGGAAAAAGTAGAAGAAGAAATCGGCGAATTTAAAGAAGCGATGGCTACCACTGATGTGCAACACCAAGAGGAAGAGTTTGGTGATTTGCTGTTCAGCTTGATCAATTATGCGCGTTTTACGGGTATAGATCCGGAAACAGCATTAGAGCGAGTCAACCAAAAGTTTAAAAAGCGGTTTGAATATATTGAAGCTCATGCTGATCGTGATCTGACGGAAATGAGCTTGGCAGAAATGGACGCATTGTGGAATCAAGCAAAGGAGCAGTAA
- a CDS encoding bifunctional nuclease domain-containing protein: protein MRKIALDIVALSHSVTQSNNYAVVLGERDGARRLPIVIGGFEAQAIAVAIEGMLPNRPLTHDLFKNTLDVFHIDLKEVIINNLLEGIFYARLICLKDGEIIEIDSRTSDALALAVRFGCPIHTYEFILDAAGVELQDTDDDDDDDAMDETGFGEAEDKTEETRLTEMSVEELRSALDEVLAAEDYESAARIRDEINKRK from the coding sequence ATGAGGAAGATCGCACTAGATATTGTTGCCCTGTCTCACAGTGTTACCCAGTCTAATAATTATGCTGTGGTGCTAGGTGAAAGAGATGGTGCCCGTCGTTTGCCCATCGTTATTGGTGGCTTTGAGGCCCAGGCCATTGCTGTTGCAATTGAAGGTATGTTGCCCAATCGGCCACTGACGCATGACCTATTCAAGAATACATTAGATGTTTTTCATATTGATCTCAAGGAGGTCATTATCAATAACTTATTAGAAGGCATTTTCTATGCTCGGCTTATTTGCCTAAAGGATGGTGAGATCATAGAGATAGATTCTCGCACTTCTGATGCCTTAGCCTTAGCAGTCCGCTTCGGTTGTCCAATCCATACCTACGAGTTTATTTTAGATGCTGCTGGCGTAGAACTCCAGGATACAGATGATGATGACGATGATGATGCAATGGACGAGACTGGTTTCGGGGAAGCAGAAGACAAAACAGAGGAGACCAGGTTGACGGAAATGTCAGTAGAAGAACTACGGTCTGCTTTGGATGAAGTACTTGCGGCAGAAGATTACGAAAGCGCTGCTCGGATAAGAGACGAAATCAATAAGCGTAAGTAA